The nucleotide sequence ATGACAGCATCACACCTGCTAAAGAAAAGGCACCTAATTTACTGTACAGACTTGAACGTTTCAACTTCATTCCTCCTGTCCTTTTAAAAAACTACCTTAAGAGTATCGGAAAAAACGGGTCGATTACGGTTAAGTTTCTGTAAAGAAATATTGAGGCTTTGTAAAAGTAAATAAGAGCATACAAAAAAAGGCTTTTCCGATAGGAAGCCTTGTTTGTCATGACGCAAGAGCAGCCTTCATCTGCTTTCTCGCTCTATGTATTTTCGTTTTAACAGTCGGAAGCTTTAAGGAAAGCTGTTCGGCTATTTCCTGATCCTTCATGCCAAGAAACAGCTTCATCATCATAATCTCGCGTTCTTCCGCTTTCAGCTCATTCAGCACTCCTTTTGCTTTTTCTTTCAAAAACGCATAATCAGCGGTTTCCTCCACGCACTCTCTTCCATCCGCAAGTACAAGGTCTTCGAGGGACGTCTCATTTCTCTTTTTCCTGATAAACAGATCAATCGCCGTTCTTCTTGCAATCGAGGAAAGCCAGTTTTTCAGTTTGTCTTTTTCAAAAATGGTATCAAGCTTCAAGAATGCCTTAATAAAGGTTTCCTGGACAATATCCTCCGCCATGTGGGGATCTCTTGTCATTCTCAAAGCAATTCGATAAATAACGGTATAGTAAGTTTGATAGATTTCATTAAATGACGGCTTTTCATACGCCAGTGCTGCTGGGGGCATCTGACACTCACCCATCCTTCTCATATTCTGTTTTCTCTCTTCCTGTATGATTATAAGCCAGCAGCACGTGGCGTTAAAGGAAACTTTTTCTTAAGATTTTTTAAAGAAGATTTAAGAAATTATAGATTGAACGTATGTTTAATTCGGAGAGCTGTTTCCTCGGCCGGGAGATTCGTATTATTAATCCTTGTATAATTTGTTCTTTTTATTTCTCCCTCGTCCGAGTTCAGTCTGTAGATCTCCATGCTAGACAGCAAATCATTTTCAGACCAATCAAGATTGCGCTTAGTTGGTTTATGTGCAAGGCGGTGTTCACTCTTGTTGCGGAGGAGTCTTACATCTGTATCCGCTTCGAGCTCTGCAAAGTATACGTCCGCTCCTTTTGACTCAAAAACAGCGCAGATCTCTTCTACATAGTCCCAATCCGTCTGTTGATCAAACGCCCATACATATGTAAAAATCAAACCGGGCAAATCACTCCCCGCCACTTCCTCGAAGATTCTCTTCCTGAACTCACCAACCAGCTTTTTCCCTTGCACAGTCCCATAATTGAAAAAAGGAGCTACAAGGTCAATGGTCATGTGATTATGAAAAAGCTTCAAATCCGTCATTTTTTCAAGCTGCTGTCCAACCGTCATTTTCCCGACAGCCTGTGGGCCGAAAATCAATACAAATTTCATCTTAACTCTCCTTATTTATCAGGGACTTTTTCATGCACAGACTGGCGGATTTGCCGATATAGGGACCATAGTTTGGAATGGAGCTGTATCCGACCCTTTTATATAGATTAATAGCTTCGTGTTGCTTTGTACCTGTTTCCAGAACCGCATCAGTATACCCTTTTTCTGCTCCCGTCTGTTCGAGCTGACGCACAATCTCCTTTGACAGCCCCTGTCCGCGGAACGTTTTTTCAACGAAAATCCGTTTCAATTCAATCGTGCTGCTGTCGAATTCTTTGAAGGCTCCGCAGGCTGCTGCCACGCCATCTTTATAAATCAAAACCACATCGTGAATATCATCCAGCTGATTATGGGGAGTGTATTCTTTTTGCAGATCCCCGTACCGTTCATGCAGATCCTGATCAAGCAGCTTAACGAGGCTCAGAAAATCATCATTGCGGCCATTTGTTTTAACTAGTTTCATTGTCATGTTCCACCCCGGAAATTAGAATACTTTCTATTTTCAGGCAACAGAAGGACAATTACAAGAAAAAAAAACATGTCAGCCTAAAAGCTGACATGTCTTAGATCTACTTCTCTCCAATAATCTCATCAATAATGCCGTATTCCTTTGCTTCCGCTGCACTCAAATAGTAATCACGGTCAGAATCTCGGGCGACTTTTTCGATTGGCTGTCCTGTCCGTTCAGCAATGATTTTATTGATGTGCTCGCGGAGCTTTAGAATGCGGCGCGCTGAAATTTCAATCTCTGCAGCCTGGCCTCTTGCCCCGCCGAGCGGCTGGTGGATCATGACTTCACTGTTTGGAAGTGCAAAACGTTTTCCTTTTGTTCCGGCCAAAAGCAGCAAGGCCCCGAAAGATGCGGCCATACCTGTACAGATCGTTCTGACGTCAGGTTTGATATATTGCATCGTATCAAAAATGGAGAAGCCTGCAGTGATTGAGCCGCCTGGACTGTTAATGTAAATAGATATATCCTTATCAGGATCTTCTGCAGCCAGGAATAACAGCTGAGCCACTGTCACGTTTGCCGTGTGATCATTAATTTCATCGCCAATCATAATAATCCTGTCTTTCAGCAGGCGGGAATAAATATCATAGGAACGCTCACCGCGGCCTGAACTTTCAATGACGTAAGGGATCGTACTCATCCTTTTTCCTCCTTCATAAGGCTATGCAGCCATTTTCAGAGAAGCAGACGAAGACCGTCTGAACGGAATGTACACAAGTGCAGGGCTGTCAGTGTTTTTAAATGTGAGGATATCAGGCAATGCCTTCAGCAGCGGCGCAGGATCCTGAAACTGCAGTGACGTATACATCAAATCCGACAGCCATTCCCTCTCCACCTCATCCCAATACGAATCTGCTTCGCCCTTTTCTTTGGATAACCGCTTTTTCGCTCTGAATACAGCTGATTTGACGGACGTTTCTGATGTTCCAAGGATCTCCGCCAGTTCATTCGCCTGATAGTGAAAGACTTCCTTCAGCAAAAAGAGAACCGCCTGCTTTGGCGTGCATTTTGAGAGAAGATGCTCAAGCAAGCTCCGCCGTTCAATCATCTGATTCGCATGATCCGCACCGCTCATTTCAGGAAGCTCGCACGGAGTCTCTTTCTTGCGCTTTCTGACCACATCTATCCAGTGATGATAAGCCATTTTGTTTAACAATGCAGAGCTCAAGGCACTCTGATCATAGGTCAAGTACGCCTTCAGCATCACTTCCTGGGCTGCATCCTCACCGTCATATTTATCCTGGGTCAAGAACCGGCAGTATTGCTGCAGCTTCCTGTACAGCTCTTTCATATTGGGATGTTCCTGCTTCTTTTCCTGATTAGTTGACAGCCTGTTGCCTTGCATGCTCTCACTCCTTTTTGCCTCTCTGCTTTATAAACGGATGAAAACGGATAAAAAGATACGGGGTATGATACTTTTTATTTTATACAATTGCGCCTGGATATGACCAGAGACAGAAAAATTGGTAATTTCAAGAATGTATGATATGGCATGAAATAGGCAGTGAATTATGGTAAGCTTGCCGTATCTTTTAGGAGAGGGAGTTTTTGCATGCTGCTGCAGGCGCTGTTAATCTTTATTCTGCAACTGATTTTCGTACCGGTTTTGACGATGCGGACCATCCTTTTGGTGAAAAATCAAACAAAATCAGCCGCTGGTGTAGGATTGCTTGAAGCAATCATTTACATCATCAGTTTAGGAATTGTTTTTCAGGATCTATCAAACTTCTATAACATCAGTGCCTATGTACTCGGGTTCAGCATTGGGCTGCTGCTCGGCGGCATGCTTGAGAAGAAGCTTGCGATCGGCTACATCACGTACCAAGTAAACATACCGGAAAAAAACACTGAGCTAGTTACTGACTTAAGAAATGCCGGTTTTGGCGTGACGGTTTTCGAAGGACAGGGAATGAATTCTGTCCGCTACCGTCTTGACATTGTATCCAAGAGATCACGTGAAGAAGAGCTTCAGGAAATCATCCACTTGAGGGAGCCTTCAGCCTTTATGATGTCTTATGAAATCCGTTCATTTAAGGGCGGTTACTTAACAAAGTCGATGAAAAAAAGACAGAATATGAAAAAAAATAAACAGGTAAAACAGGAAGGCCACTCTATATAAGGAGCGGCCTTTTTTCTATTCATGCATATTTAACGGAACATGCAATAGCTTGTAATAAGGACATCAAACAGGAGGGATCTTTCATGTGGGTGATCACCCTTTTTCTGAAAGAATCGGTCAAAATGTATGAATTCAGTACAGAAGAAGAAGCGAGGGATGCATTTAAGCGTTTGAAAGGGTGCAAGTTTTTATCCGAGATTGTTTATTTTAATGATCCTTGCTTCTTATAGAAAAAGGAAGATCTCAGGGGGGCCGCTTGCGGCCTTTTTTCGTTGTCCTAAAAATATGTCGTACAGGCCCTTTTTCAGGAATAGGATGACATATAGAGAGTGTATAGGAGGCTGTTAAATGACCGTTTTTCTGACGTACATCCTTCTTGGAATTTCGCTAGCGGCACCTGTTGGCCCTGTGAATGCTGCTCAGCTGAACCGTGGAATTAAAAAAGGATTTTTTCATGCGTGGGTGTTTGGAATAGGAGCTTTGTCAGCTGATATTTTGTACATGCTCCTTGTTTTTTTAGGTGTGTCTCAGCTGATTGAAAATTCTTTCGTGCAGGTGTTTCTTTGGTTATTTGGTTTTTTTGTCCTTATGTATACAGGGGTGGAGGGTTTAAAAGGTGCCGGGGAATTACATATTGATAACCGGAAAGATGCAGGAGACTCCCTTTTCAGCTCTTTTTCTTCCGGTTTTATCATGTCCATTTCAAATCCGCTTACGGTGATGTTCTGGCTGGGCATTTTCGGGTCTGTTCTTGCGAAAACGGCTTCGGCATCGAGCGTGCAGGATTTAATCGGCTATAGTGCGGCCATCATCCTCGGCATTTTGCTTTGGGATTTTGCCATGGCCCTTGCTTCAAGCTTTGCGAGGCGCTTTCTGCATTCTAAGCTGCTTATTCTGATTTCCATCCTGTCTTCTGTGTCAATGATCGGCTTTGGCATCTATTTTGGCTGGCATGCGATGATTGTGCTGTTTTTCTGAGTTTTTGTATGAGGCATCTTTTGCCTGTACAGACTAGAAAGAGCAAATCAGCAGGAGGAATGGTAATGGAACAATCTGAAATGAATCAGATGCAGGAATTGGTCAAGCAGGCGCGTGAAGCAGTTATTGGGGCACAAATGAATTTTAATCCGGAAGAATATCAAAAAGCCTTTAAAGCACTGACTCTGGCAAAAGAGCATGTGAACGCCGCCAGGGCACACGAGGAAGACTCACCGGACATTCTGCATGCAAGTGAGCATTTGATGCATTTAAACGAAACGCTGACTGCCCTTCAAAGCACGAATTCTTTCTAAGGAGCGCTGAACTATGAATCCGTCTAAAATAAGCTGCCATACTGAATACGATGTAATGGAAAGTGTCGTGTTGTGCAAACCTGAATTTATGAGAATCCATCATGTCATCAATGAAACACAGCGGCGCTACCATAAGGAAAATATTAATGTAGAAACGGCGATTGCCCAGCATACGGCGTTTATGAATGTACTGAAGGAAAATGGCATTGAAGTGCACCATCTGCCCCCAAAAAAAGAATTTCCGGAACAGGTTTTCACAAGAGACATTGGTTTTACAATCGGGGATACCATTTTCATCTCAGCCATGAGCATGCCGGTCAGGCAGGGAGAAGAACAGATTTTAAAGGACTGGCTGAAAAATCATGATCTTCCCTTCATTGATCTTACAGAAGACCAGACTGAAGGCGGAGATGTCATCATCCATCAAAAGACCGTTTACATAGGCATCAGCGAACGGACAACTGAGCATGCGATTGAACATATTCAGGCCGGGATTCCTGATTATACGATCATCCCAATCCCAATTAAGCAGGAAATTCTGCATTTGGACTGTATTTTCAATATCCTGTCCCCTACTGAAGCCCTTATCCACAAAGAAGGAATGGAAGAAGCTGAATACGAGCTGCTCAAATCACATTTTGACCTGATTGAAGTATCAGAGGAAGAACAATTTGCCATGGGCGCAAATGTTCTATCGATCGGCCATAAAAAAGTCATCAGTCTTCCTCAGAATAAAGGCGTCAATGGCGAACTGAAAAAACGGGGATATGACGTGATTGAAGTTGATTTCAGTGAGATTATTAAATCAGGCGGGTCGTTCAGGTGCTGCACCATGCCTTTAAGCCGGAGAACTGAAGCATGAGGAAAAGCCAGGGAATATCCCTGGCTTTTTCATGTGAAAATGCTGATGATTGCAAGCATCATCCCAAGTCCGCCTATAAACGCATAGGTCGAATACCGTTCATTTCCGTCCCCGTGGCTTTCAGGAATCAGTTCTTTATAGACAATAAAGAGCATGGCACCTGCCGCAAACGATAAACCGTAGGGAATCAAATCATCAATATAGTTCGTCAGTGAGTAGCCAAGGAGAGCTGCTGCAATTTCGATGCTGCCTGTTAAAGCAGCAAATAAAAAGGCTTTTAGTTTAGACATGTTCTGGTTCACAAGATAAAGAGCAACAAGCAGACCTTCCGGGGCATTCTGCAGGCCAATCGCAAGGGCAATGATTCCTCCAAGCCCTCCGGAATCACCGGCATAGCTGACTCCAACAGAAAGTCCTTCAGGAATATTGTGAAGCGTAAGGGCGGAAACAATTAAAAACGTCTTTTTGTCAAGGTTGGGCATATAACTGAGATTTTCACGTTCGGGATGGCTGTGCGGGATGTATTTTTCCATGCGGTCAAGCACAAATGTACCAATTAAAAGGCCTGTTAAGACAACCCATACATTTGATTTGACAAGCGCTTCCGGTATTAGACTGAAGCTGCACGCGGTCACCATAATGCCTGCTGTAAAGGCAAGCAGCATATCCCTGAACTTATGCGACAGACGGTTAAAAAGCAATATGGGCAGAGCACCGAGAGCAGTGGCAAACGCAGAGATGGAACTGCCGATTATCATATCCAGCAAGAGATCACCTTCCTGCTTAAATGTATTCACGACACTATGGTATGTATGATTGTTTAAAATTGCCCCCTTCTGTTTTTTCACCTCATACATAATTGCCCCCCCATATTCGAACAATACCACTGTATAGGAGGGATTGTATGAGCAGCTGTACACCAGCAGGCAAAAACAAAAGCCCGGCTAAAGGTGATCTTGCATGGTGGCAATTATCCCTTATCGGCATCGGCTGCACGATCGGCACAGGGTATTTCCTTGGATCCGGCATCGGAGTTAAAATCACCGGGCCATCGATTGTCCTTTCGTTTCTTTTGGCAGCACTCGGTACATATATCGTCTTTAACGTACTGGCAAAAATGACAGCAGCCGATCCACAGACAGGCAGTTTCTGCTACTATGCAGGAAAAGCGTTCGGCAAGTGGGCGGCCTTCAGCTGCGGCTGGAATTACTGGGCTTCAAACATTCTGATTATGGGCAGTCAGCTCACGGCCCTCTCGATTCTTTCGCAGTTCTGGTTTCCGCATGTCCCGCTGTGGCTCTTTGCCACCGGTTATGCCATATTGTCCATCCTTGTCGTGCTGACCGGAACAAAAGGGTTTGATAAGACGGAAAATCTGTTTGCCGTGATTAAATTTGCGGCCATCCTCATGTTCATTGTGCTTGCCGTTGCGGCGCTCGCTGGAATGCTGTCAAGTTCAAAGGAACCAGTGGTCCGAAGTGGACTTCCCTCGCTTTTCACTGGAGGACTTTCAGGTTTTTGGGCCTCCCTCACCTACGCATTTTATGCATATGGAGGAATTGAAGTCATTGGACTTATGGCCATGCAGCTGAAAAAGAAAGAAGATGCACCTAAATCCGGAACAGTGATGCTGATTTGTCTTGCGGCTGTTTATGTTGCATCTCTTGCGCTTGCCGTTCTCATCGTTTCTGCAGATGTGTTTCACGAAAATGAAAGTCCTTTTGTCACTGCCCTTTCAGCTTACAATCTGCCCTTTTTCCCTCATGTTTTTAACGGGGCCATTATTATTGCAGGCTTTTCTGCGATGACGGCATCTTTGTTCGGCGTAACCAACCTTCTTGTCATTTTGGCAGACGATGGCGACGCACCGGCCTTTTTTTCCAAAAAGAGCAGGAAATTAAAAGACCTGCCGCTGCCTTCTCTTGGACTTGCCGTCATCGGTCTGATTGCTTCTATTATTACAGCACTGCTATTGCCCGGGAAAATTTATGAGTATATTACAACGGCAGCTGGCATTCTGCTTTTATACAACTGGTTCTTCATTGTGATCTCGTCGCTTAAGCTGCTGAAGCAATCCGTTCTCATGAAGATTGCCTCCTGGACCGGCCTTGTGCTGATTGTGTTTGCTGTCAGCGGAACCCTGCTTGATCATGAAGTAAGACCGGGATTTTATGTAAGCCTGCTTTTTGTGATGATCATAGCAATTGTCTGTCTGTTTATGAAGAAAAAATGGAAAGTGAAAAAGACAACGCCTAAATATTTTTAAGGAAGGTGCGAAACATGGCAAATGCCAAAAAAGAGCAGGCAACAACCGAGGATGCAGTCCTGCTGATGTTCCTCTCGCTTGCAGAGAATGACGGGATTGAAATGAATGTCACACTGAATGTACAGGGCACACTGGTTTCGGGGGTATTAATCGGTTCCAGGGCTTATTACGACGGAATTACAGAATCCGCTCATCATCTCCGCGATGACACAATGTCACGCATTATCGGAAAGCGGTTTGAAGATTTAAAAGACGAATATGTGAAACAAAAACAAGAGCAGGGTGATAAAAAAGCAGACGAACAAGAACCTCCTGCTTATATCCACCTGAGAAATGCAAAATATCAGCATACGCAGCCGGCCAATCCGGCATGGTGGCGGGGGAAAGTTTCATCAGTTGATGCTTTTTCTTTTGATTCGTTAATATGAGGCTGGGACATCACTGTTTTAGCCATAAAAAACCGGACTAGGGTATAGCAGCTAGTTCGGTTTTGTTATGTTAAAGGACTAAAATAGATTCCCATTTGCAGGTATCAATCGCCTTAGTGGCACCACTTTTTTCAGAAATGGATGCTCGTCGTGGCGGTATTCGATGTAGTGGCGCCATATCTGAACCCGTTATAATATGTTTTGGCCTGCCTTTTTTTTCACGAAAAAAAAGCATCCTTTTCAGAATGCTTTTTAGAAAAATTTCGGTTTCAGCGGTTTGGGTTTTGCTTTAAAGTTTTTAAAAACAAAGATCAAAAGCAGAATGCCTGCACAGCCTGCTGCGATAAAGGAAATCGTTAAGTAATTTTTCATAACAGCCGTCATGATCGGCGGGCCGGCTGCTACTCCTATAAACCTTGCTGAGCTGTAAAAAGAAGAAATCGTTCCTCTCTCTTCTTTTTCGATGTTTTCTGTAACCATCGCATCCAGGGTTGGCAGCATGGCGCCAATCGCGAGGCCGGCGATGCTGGTCACGAGAAACAGCAAAAACCATTCATCCTTCACAAAGCCAACAAATGCCGTACTAATCGATAAAATGACGAGGCAGAGCATCGTGATCGTTCTCATCACTTTCACATTTCCTTTAATCGTTTTCCCTGTAACATACGCTGAGATGCAAAGGACAAGCAGCGGGATAGCCAGCATAAATCCTTTTTTAATGCCAGTCACACCGTACTCCTTTTCCAGATAATCGGACAAAAAGTACAAGATGGAAAACAGAATAAGCATGATAAAAGCACCGAGCATAAAAACCAGATACAGCCATTTCCCTTCTTTTTTAAACGTTTTTCTCGTTTTTGACAGGAACTCGCTGAAAGCAGGCGGTGTTTCTGTCTTTTTCGGCACCTTCACGAAAAAAAAGACCAAAACAATAGAAATCAGGCTGAAAAAAGAGATTGAAAAGAATGGAACAAACCACAGAATTGATGCAAAAAATGAACCGATGATTGGACTCAGCACTTTGCCGAATGTATTTGATGTTTCAATAATTCCAAGACATGAGCTTGTCTTTTCGTCATCATTTTTATACAAGTCACCGACAAGCGGCAAGATGATTGGCGACGCACCCGCTGCCCCTATGCCTTGCAGAACCCTGCCGACAATGATCAGCAGATAGGGATCCGGCAGTTTCCAGGAGGCAAACCCGGCAATAAGCCCTCCAATCATGGCAATGATCAAGCTTGGTATGATTACTGCTTTTCTTCCTGCCCGGTCTGAAAGATACCCTGCAATCGGAATGAGGATGATGGAAGCGATGGAATAGCTTGTGATAACCATACTGGACTGAAAAGAGGTAATGCCCACCTCTTTTTCAAAAACCGGCAAAACGGGGATCAGCATGGAATTTCCAAGGGTCATGACCAAAGGGATGGAAGCCATGCTGATTAAGCACCAAATACTTACCTTCTTACATTGTTCAGCCATAGCCGCACCTCATATCAGAATATACGCTGCAAAATGCTTTTTAAAATGACTGTATTAGTGTTTCCTTTTGATGATGAATTATGTGCTGTGAATGGTTTGCCCCATCCTGGAGCAATCTAATATCGAACGAACGATGCGGAGGTGTCAAATATGAAAAAGCAGCCATCAGAAGAGCTTGCAGGAAGACAGTTTGAGGTTTCTGACTATGAAGGAAAATCCCAGCTTGAAAAAGGCCTTGCAGAGACGCACGAACAGGTCAGTGATGATTACTACGAAGGTACAATTGATCAGGAAAACAGCAAAAAATAAAACCAGACGGAACTTCCGTCTGGTCTTTTATCACGCTATGGTTGCTTTTCTGCGAATAAGGAAATAGGATCCTGCTCCCGCAGCAACCGCTGCAGCTCCGATCAGTATCAGCAGATAATGATTGGTCGCAGTCGCCGGCAGTGAGCTTCCGCCTGATTGATTATCTGACTTGGCTGGAACTGCTGCTTCCTGCTCATCTTCCGATTTCTCTGAAGCGGAAGGCTTTTTTTGTTCGTTCTTTTTTGGTTCAGCCGGTTTCACTTCAGGCTTTTCCGGCTTGTTTGGCTTTGGAGCAGGCGGTGCCGGATCTTTAGGGCCATTTGTCTTTTCATCGCTTACTTTAATAACAACCGCAGTCAGAGGTTTGATTGTGATTGAATCTTTTTTCAGCTTAAAGCCTGATTCTTTCTTAACCTTTTCTGCTCCTGCCTCGTCGTTATCCGCGACAACGGTTCCTTTCCGAAGATCTTCAGAAAGCGTCAGGGTTCTTTCTTTTGAGTCTGCATTGACAAACACAGAGTACTCTTCTTTTTTGTCCGAAGAGACAGCTTTGTATCCGATCATCAAATCAGATGCCTGTATCTCGGGAGCTTCAATCATCGTTACGTTAGAATCAACGAGGTCTTTGCTGCCGAGTCTGAAGGCGTCAGTTGATTTTCTAAGTTCAATAAGACCTGCTGTGTATTCGCGAGTTGTACTGTTAATCGGATACGCACCCGCATCTGTTGCTTTAGTCCAGTCAAATTTGTTAATGGCATCAGACGAGTCATAGGAATCATGAATGAAGTAGCCGAAAGATTTTCCTGTCTCATCCTTGAGTTCATGGAACTTCTGTTCAGGCATTCCCTCGCCAAGCCACTGTTTTGTCCGTCCATATTCCTGTCCTGCATGAAGGAAGGCTGTTCCCTGTGAAGTGAGGATCATCGCGTTTCCAAGACGGATTCTGTCATGGATTTCCTGGTTGTTCTCAGGAACCGCAGGATCTTTTTTGATGGATTGAGCGATAACATCATACAATGGAAGATTGTCATGCGCTTCAATATATTGCACCATGTCGCCGGGATCGTCAGCCGGTGTATTCGTTGGCTGGCCTTTGATGTTTTTCAATATAAGGTCAATGCTTCTCGCGCCGCCTGTAAGGAATCGCGGTTCACCTTCAGAACCGAATCCGGACTTCAGCTCGTTTCGGATCTCATCAGAGAAAACGCCGACATCATTCGTTTTGTTCATCCAGTCCTGATCGGCACCTTTACCGGCAAGCGCAGGATCTGAAAGCTGTCCTCCGAATGTTCTCCAGCCTTCTCCGATGAAAAGGGCATCCTTATTGATATCGGCAGCTGCATTGTACGCATTTTGGATGGAATCATAAGTGGCATCTCCCATCATGTCAAAACGCATGCCGTCAATCTTATACTCTTCAAACCAGTATTTAACCGAATCAATCATCAATTTTTCAGCCATGTAATGGTTTGTCGCAAGGTTATTGCCAAACCCGCCGATGAAATTGCCGTTTGCATCCTGAAACGCGTAGTAATTCGGAACAATGTCATTCAGCATGCTTGCCTTGGCCATGTGCGTGTAAACAACATCGAGGACAACACCCATGCCTGCATCATGAACAGCATCAATTAAGCCTTTCAGCTCTTTAATTCTAAGCTCCGGATCTGCCGCATTTTTTGAATAAGCTCCGTCCGGTGAAAAATAGCTGTGAGGGTCATAGCCCCAGTTGTACTCGTTATTTGCTGCAGAATATTCCATTTCTCTCTGTCTCATGTTCGTTTCATCGCCGTAGTACCAGGCCATCACAGGGAGAAGCTGAACGTGCGTTACACCAAGTGATTTAATGTACTCAAGCTTGTCTTTAAACGCATCGTACGTTCCCCACTCTGACGTCAAATCGCCTTCAATGGAAGGATCAGATGTGAAATCTCTGACGTGAATCTCCCATATGACAGCATCTTCTTTCTTTTCATAGCCGTCAATTTTTGCAAAATCAAGTCCCGCAGGATCTGTGCCTGCAAGGTCTACGATGGCCGCTTTACCAACAAGATCCCCGTCAGGTCCTGCTTCACCTTTCGTGTTGACCGTAAAAGGCGCCATTGATTTTGCATACGGATCAAGAACTTTCTTTGTTTCCCCTCCGTTAGTCACCTCGTACTGATAGTAATATCCTTTTAGGTCACTGATTCCAAGTTCGCCCGGTTTAGCTTCAACAGACCAGACTCCTTTGTCCCCCATCGTTAAATCAAGTTTGCCGATTTCTTTAGATGCATCGTTTTTATCGTAAAATACAGCTGTCACTTTGCTTGCTTTAGGAGCCCAGAGCTTCAAAACAGCATTCCCGCCGCTGTAAGCTGCTCCAAGGTCATCGCCTTCATAGGAATAAAGCTCATCAATCATTCTCCAGCCTCTTGTGGCCGTCACAGTCTTTGTTCC is from Bacillus sp. FSL H8-0547 and encodes:
- a CDS encoding MFS transporter; translated protein: MAEQCKKVSIWCLISMASIPLVMTLGNSMLIPVLPVFEKEVGITSFQSSMVITSYSIASIILIPIAGYLSDRAGRKAVIIPSLIIAMIGGLIAGFASWKLPDPYLLIIVGRVLQGIGAAGASPIILPLVGDLYKNDDEKTSSCLGIIETSNTFGKVLSPIIGSFFASILWFVPFFSISFFSLISIVLVFFFVKVPKKTETPPAFSEFLSKTRKTFKKEGKWLYLVFMLGAFIMLILFSILYFLSDYLEKEYGVTGIKKGFMLAIPLLVLCISAYVTGKTIKGNVKVMRTITMLCLVILSISTAFVGFVKDEWFLLFLVTSIAGLAIGAMLPTLDAMVTENIEKEERGTISSFYSSARFIGVAAGPPIMTAVMKNYLTISFIAAGCAGILLLIFVFKNFKAKPKPLKPKFF
- a CDS encoding pullulanase, translated to MPKWVKSALVFVLLLGMIFPSLQLPAAKAAEKDPDVPENTVRIHYVKDDKNYKDLGLWLWEDVAEAPKEWPKDAVPFTDEQTDEHGRYIDVKVKEGAKKLGFLVVNRITGEKTGGDKVFTMLEEYNHLWIKNADDTVYTSSQWENPVAIISAEITSSQKLLLGLTRTEGLTEEELLSSIKVKDETGAEVTVQSAKITSPSTVEVTVGSELSGDAYTVAYGTKTVTATRGWRMIDELYSYEGDDLGAAYSGGNAVLKLWAPKASKVTAVFYDKNDASKEIGKLDLTMGDKGVWSVEAKPGELGISDLKGYYYQYEVTNGGETKKVLDPYAKSMAPFTVNTKGEAGPDGDLVGKAAIVDLAGTDPAGLDFAKIDGYEKKEDAVIWEIHVRDFTSDPSIEGDLTSEWGTYDAFKDKLEYIKSLGVTHVQLLPVMAWYYGDETNMRQREMEYSAANNEYNWGYDPHSYFSPDGAYSKNAADPELRIKELKGLIDAVHDAGMGVVLDVVYTHMAKASMLNDIVPNYYAFQDANGNFIGGFGNNLATNHYMAEKLMIDSVKYWFEEYKIDGMRFDMMGDATYDSIQNAYNAAADINKDALFIGEGWRTFGGQLSDPALAGKGADQDWMNKTNDVGVFSDEIRNELKSGFGSEGEPRFLTGGARSIDLILKNIKGQPTNTPADDPGDMVQYIEAHDNLPLYDVIAQSIKKDPAVPENNQEIHDRIRLGNAMILTSQGTAFLHAGQEYGRTKQWLGEGMPEQKFHELKDETGKSFGYFIHDSYDSSDAINKFDWTKATDAGAYPINSTTREYTAGLIELRKSTDAFRLGSKDLVDSNVTMIEAPEIQASDLMIGYKAVSSDKKEEYSVFVNADSKERTLTLSEDLRKGTVVADNDEAGAEKVKKESGFKLKKDSITIKPLTAVVIKVSDEKTNGPKDPAPPAPKPNKPEKPEVKPAEPKKNEQKKPSASEKSEDEQEAAVPAKSDNQSGGSSLPATATNHYLLILIGAAAVAAGAGSYFLIRRKATIA